CAGTCGTCGTCGGCCACGAACAGATCGTCGCCCTCGACCAGCTCGATGCCCATCGCCTGCGCCAGGTAGGCATGCTCGAAGTAGGCGCTGTTGAAGATGCCCGGGGTCAGCAACGCGATCACCGGCTGGTCGCCCGGGCGCGGCGACAGCGCCGCCAGGGTGTCGTAGAGCTGCGCCGGATAATCGTCCACCGGCAGGATCGCGCTGGTCTCGAACAGCTCCGGGAACACCCGCTTGGCGACCATGCGGTTCTCGAGCATGTACGACACGCCGCTGGGGATGCGCAGGTTGTCCTCCAGCGCGTACAGGGTGCCGTCGGCATCGCGCACCAGGTCCGAGCCGCATACGTGCGCCCACACCCCCAGTGCCGGGGTGATGCCCACGCACTGCGGGCGGAAGTTGACCGAGTGCTCCAGCAGCATCGCCGGGAACACCTTGTCCTTGACGATGCGCTGGGCGCCGTAGATGTCGCCGATGAACAGGTTGAGCGCGCGCATGCGCTGCTTCAGCCCGGCCTCGGTGCGCTGCCATTCGTGCAGCGGGATCACCCGCGGGATCAGGTCGAACGGCAGCGTGCGGTCGACGTTGCGGCCGTCGGAGTACACGGTGAAGGTGATGCCCATGACCCGCGCGGCGACATCGGCGGCGAGCTGGCGTTCGGACAATTCGCGTCCACTGAGGCTGGACAGGTACTCGATGACCCGGCGCGCGGCCGGACGTGGCTGCCCATCGGACTGGATCAGCTCGTCGAAGGTGGCCGTGCGGTACTTGCTCCAGTCCATCGCGCCCCTTGTTGCTGTGGGCCGGCGGCGAAAGGCGCCGGCATGTTGTCCCGCAACATGCCCGCAGTCGTGACGGCCGTCAAGCCGCCGGCGGCGGGACGGCGTCCGGGGCGCGGCGGATGCGCGCGCTGTCCATGAACATCGCGTCGCTGGACGCCTGGAACACGCGCAGGTCGAAATTGGGCAGGATCGCCAGCAGGTGGTCGAACAGGTCCGCCTGGATCTGCTCGTACATCGCCCAGCGGGTGTCGTTGGCGAAGC
This genomic stretch from Xanthomonas sacchari harbors:
- a CDS encoding circularly permuted type 2 ATP-grasp protein; translated protein: MDWSKYRTATFDELIQSDGQPRPAARRVIEYLSSLSGRELSERQLAADVAARVMGITFTVYSDGRNVDRTLPFDLIPRVIPLHEWQRTEAGLKQRMRALNLFIGDIYGAQRIVKDKVFPAMLLEHSVNFRPQCVGITPALGVWAHVCGSDLVRDADGTLYALEDNLRIPSGVSYMLENRMVAKRVFPELFETSAILPVDDYPAQLYDTLAALSPRPGDQPVIALLTPGIFNSAYFEHAYLAQAMGIELVEGDDLFVADDDCTYMRTVYGPRRVDVIYRRVDDLFLDPEAFRADSVLGVAGLIRSWRAGKVALANAPGAGVADDKVVFAYVPKMIRYYLDEEPILPNVPSYLCHDDKDRQYVLEHLDELVVKPANESGGYGMLIGPRSTTRQREQFRKLILADPRNYMAQPTLGLSTAPIVTEAGPAPRHLDLRPFILSREDVYVTTGGLTRVAMEEGSLVVNSSQGGGAKDTWVVDLDEELD